A window from Malania oleifera isolate guangnan ecotype guangnan chromosome 7, ASM2987363v1, whole genome shotgun sequence encodes these proteins:
- the LOC131160517 gene encoding pentatricopeptide repeat-containing protein At5g50280, chloroplastic, whose translation MALRHQCCFPSSSPLFCTPNSNPHSSPNKPPRFACCPKTPKRFSLSATPPSASSSTPIFLPLLQKQEEREQEEYRKAKQTQQKQEEDSDDPILRFFKTQSSTDSTPDPQPEGKVSLQKNRRSSWHLSFNPAEETENGFKEEEEEEMASFCSSSNISIEGIPGEILQIARNLPENSTLGEVLRSYEGRIGEGECANTLELMGREGLVMGCLQFFEWMRLQEPPLVTPRACSVLFPVLGRARMGEELMVLFRNLGEQFRNVHFYNAAISGLFCSGRYEDALKVYEEMETKNIQADHVTCSIVITVMRKNGQSAKDVWEFFERMNRKGVGWSLEVLGSLLKSFCNEGLKKEALIIQTEMEKKGILPNAIVYNTLMDAYGKSNRVEEAEGLFVEMKAKGITPTTASFNILMDAYSRRMQPEIIEKLLLEMEGMGLEPNVKSYTCLISAYGRQRKMSEKAADAFLRMKKVGIKPTSHSYTALIHAYSVSGWHEKAYSAFENMQREGIKPSIETYTALLDASRRAGDTEMLMKIWKLMISEKIEGTKVTFNILLDGFAKQGRYIEARDVISEFGKLGLQPTLMTYNMLINAYARGGQHSRVPQLLREMATLNLKPDSVTFSTIIYAFLRVRDFKMAFIYHKKMLKSGQVPDAQSYEKLRAILDVKAAIKNRKDKRAMLGIIKSSRGFSKQKKKGTKDEFWKNKKRRLRTNNFTHVNH comes from the exons atggcaCTCCGGCACCAGTGCTGCTTTCCTTCTTCCTCCCCCCTCTTCTGCACTCCCAACTCAAATCCCCACTCTTCTCCCAATAAGCCTCCCCGCTTTGCCTgctgccccaaaaccccaaaacgcTTCTCTCTCTCCGCCACACCTCCTTCCGCTTCTTCTTCTACccccattttcctccctcttctccaaaaacaagaagaacgaGAACAAGAAGAATATCGCAAAGCTAAACAGACGCAGCAAAAGCAAGAAGAAGACTCAGACGACCCAATTCTCAGATTCTTCAAAACTCAGTCATCAACCGATTCAACCCCAGACCCCCAACCCGAAGGCAAAGTCTCCCTCCAAAAGAACCGCCGCTCTTCCTGGCACCTATCCTTTAATCCCGCAGAAGAAACCGAAAACGGgttcaaagaagaagaagaagaagaaatggcTTCTTTTTGTTCGAGTTCAAACATATCAATTGAGGGCATTCCGGGGGAAATTCTGCAAATTGCGAGGAACTTACCGGAGAATTCGACGTTGGGGGAGGTTTTGAGGTCTTACGAAGGGAGAATTGGGGAAGGAGAGTGTGCGAACACGTTGGAGTTGATGGGTCGGGAGGGTCTGGTGATGGGTTGTTTGCAATTTTTTGAGTGGATGAGATTGCAGGAGCCGCCGCTTGTTACGCCTCGGGCGTGCTCGGTTTTGTTTCCGGTGTTGGGGAGAGCGCGAATGGGGGAGGAGTTGATGGTTTTGTTCAGGAATTTGGGGGAGCAGTTCAGGAATGTTCATTTTTACAATGCTGCAATTTCGGGCCTTTTCTGCAGTGGAAG GTATGAAGATGCTCTGAAAGTATATGAGGAAATGGAAACTAAAAATATCCAAGCAGATCATGTCACATGTTCTATTGTGATAACGGTCATGAGGAAAAATGGCCAGAGTGCCAAAGATGTGTGGGAATTCTTTGAAAGAATGAATAGGAAAGGAGTCGGATGGAGTTTGGAAGTTCTGGGTTCTCTATTGAAATCATTCTGTAATGAGGGGCTGAAAAAGGAGGCTCTTATTATCCAGACAGAAATGGAGAAGAAAGGTATATTACCGAATGCAATTGTATATAACACTTTGATGGACGCGTATGGTAAGTCCAATCGAGTTGAAGAAGCCGAGGGCCTCTTTGTTGAGATGAAGGCAAAAGGGATCACGCCCACCACAGCATCCTTTAACATCCTGATGGATGCATACAGCAGAAGAATGCAGCCAGAGATCATTGAGAAACTGCTACTAGAAATGGAGGGTATGGGTTTGGAGCCtaatgtaaaatcatatacatgcctGATTAGTGCTTATGGGAGGCAGAGGAAGATGAGTGAAAAGGCTGCAGATGCGTTCTTAAGGATGAAGAAAGTTGGTATAAAACCAacttcacattcatatacagCTCTTATCCATGCATATTCGGTCAGTGGCTGGCATGAGAAAGCTTATTCAGCATTTGAAAACATGCAAAGAGAAGGAATAAAGCCTTCTATAGAAACCTATACCGCTCTACTTGATGCATCTAGGCGTGCTGGTGATACCGAAATGCTGatgaaaatttggaaattaaTGATCAGTGAAAAGATTGAGGGGACAAAAGTGACCTTCAACATTCTTCTTGATGGATTTGCTAAACAAGGTCGCTATATTGAAGCAAGAGATGTAATATCTGAATTCGGGAAGCTTGGCTTGCAGCCAACCTTGATGACATATAATATGCTGATAAATGCATATGCACGAGGTGGGCAACATTCAAGGGTACCACAACTGTTGAGGGAGATGGCTACTCTCAATCTAAAACCTGATTCTGTTACTTTTTCCACCATAATTTATGCCTTTCTTCGTGTTCGTGATTTTAAGATGGCATTTATTTATCATAAAAAGATGTTGAAAAGTGGTCAAGTACCAGATGCCCAATCTTATGAGAAACTTAGGGCAATTTTGGATGTAAAAGCTGCAATAAAGAACCGGAAAGATAAGCGTGCCATGCTTGGCATAATAAAGAGCAGCAGGGGTTTCTCgaaacagaagaagaaagggacaaAAGATGaattttggaagaacaagaagCGGCGATTGAGAACTAATAACTTCACTCATGTCAATCATTGA